In [Phormidium] sp. ETS-05, the genomic window TGGTACTCCCAGGATTTTTCCCAGCAAAATACTTTGGCTAGACCGAGGACTGAGGCGAATAAAATTCAAAGTACCCCGATTTTGTTCTCGCACTATGTCCGCCACCAGCATATAAACGCCCACGGCAAACAACAGCAGCATCAAGATGATGCTTTCTGATATAAATAAAGGCCGCCAGTCGATTTCCCAATGATATTCAACGCAGCGGCTGACGATGCTATCTACGTATTTCGTGCAGGTAGAATTTGAATAAGCGCTGATGAGTAATCCTTGCACTACCACAGATGTAGCAGTAGCTAGCAGCAATTTCCGGCCAGTCAGTCGTCCTTTTAGCTCTCTAAATAGCTGGGGATTCCAGTCCCCCAGTCTGTCGGTTAATGTGAGTAGCATAGGTTTTAGGTTGATTGGTTTGATTTGGAGCTGATAGGAAACTGGTAAAAGAAACCGGGTTTCTTTACCAATCCTCGGTTATGAAGCATAGATTCTTGCAGAAACCCGGTTTCTGGGGCAATTATAACAAAGCATCTGACAAATGACCAATGACCAATGACCAATGACAAATCATCAAGATGCTTGCTTGTGACCTAATTTGAGGAAAATGGTTTCTAGGTCTTCTTGGGTGGAATGAAATTCTGTTAGGGGGATACCGGTTTGGACGAGATGGCGTAGTAGTTCGGCGCTAGCTTCGGGAGTCCCAGAGAAATACACCCGTAAACTTTGGCTGTTGGGCAGATATTCTATCCCTTCTACTTGCGGGTGGTGGCGCAATTCTGACTCTAGGGGGGCTCGATCGCCCAAAACCGACATAATAATTTGCTGGCGGCTCATCCGCTGGTACAATTCCGCCAGGGGCGCACTTTCCACCAAATACCCCAACTCCATAATCCCCACCGAGGTGCAAAGTTCCGCCAAATCACTCAGCACGTGGGAAGATATCAAAATCGTCATTCCCGCTTCCCGCAAAATTTTGATAATCTCCCGGAACTGCATCCGCGCCAGAGGATCCAACCCCGACACCGGCTCATCCAGGAGCAGCAAAATCGGCTCATGGATAATCGTCCGTGCTAAACTCAGGCGTTGTTTCATCCCCCGGGACAGAGTAGAAATCAAGCTATTGCGCTTATTCCCCAATTGCACCAGCTCCAGCACCTCATACAAACGTTGTCGGCGGTGCGGTTGACGCAGATAATATAGACGAGCGAAATAATCCAAATAATCCCACACCGTCAAATCATCGTACAGGGGAAAATCATCGGGTAAAAATCCCAAACGCCGCTTCAGGGTTGGGTTAGTGCTATCCCGCTTCAGCAGCTCCCCATTAATGTAAATTTCTCCCGTGGTAGGTTCCTCCGCCGTCGCCAGCATCCGAATCAGAGTGGTTTTGCCCGCGCCGTTGGGTCCAATCAACCCATACACCTCACCAGTAGCAACCTGCAAATCCACATCATTAACGGCGATGTGTCGGTCAAATTGCTTAGTCAGTCCCCGAGTGTCAATTGCCAGTTCTTTTGCCATAGCTGCTATAGTTACGCTAGGGGCGCCCCTAAAAGCGCCGATTATATCTAGGCTAGCCTTTCCCTCTAGGATTCGTCAGCATGCAGGCAAAAATTTCATCCTTTGTGTAAAGATTTATGAAGTTTTTGTCAAATGACCAAGGACAAATGACAAATGACAAATGACAAACGCTACCATATCACCACCTTCGGCTGCCAAATGAACAAAGCCGACTCGGAACGCATGGCTGGTATCTTAGAAGAAATGGGATTCCAGTTTTCCGAGGACCCCAACGATGCAGACCTCATCCTTTACAACACCTGCACCATTCGGGACAACGCGGAGCAAAAAGTCTATTCTTACCTCGGTAGGCAAGCCAAGCGGAAGCAGGAACACCCAGAGCTAACTTTAATTGTCGCTGGTTGCGTGGCGCAGCAGGAAGGCGAATCTCTGATGCGGCGGGTGCCCGAGCTGGATTTGGTCATGGGTCCCCAACACGCTAACCGCCTGCGTGACTTGCTAGAACAGGTATTCGATGGCAACCAAGTGGTAGCCACAGAACCAATTCACATCGTGGAAGATATCACCAAACCCCGCCGCGATAGCACAGTGACGGCGTGGGTTAATGTGATTTATGGTTGCAATGAACGCTGCACCTATTGCGTGGTGCCTTCCGTGCGGGGGGTCGAGCAATCTCGGACTCCCGAAGCTATTCGCGCTGAAATCGAAATCCTGGCAGCGCAAGGATATAAGGAAATCACCCTTTTGGGTCAAAATATCGATGCTTATGGTCGGGATTTGCCGGGAACGAAACCCGATGGCTCCCACCTACATACTTTTACTGATTTACTCTACTATATCCACGATATCCCTGGGATTGAGCGCATCCGTTTTGCTACCAGTCATCCCCGCTATTTCACCGAACGCCTCATCCGCGCTTGTGCAGAATTGCCCAAAGTCTGCGAGCATTTCCATATCCCTTTCCAGTCGGGGGATAATCAACTGCTCAAGGCAATGGCGCGGGGATACACTCACGAAAAATACCGCCGGATTATCGATTTAATTCGCAATTATGTGCCGGATGCGGCGATTAGTGCGGATGCGATCGTCGGTTTTCCGGGAGAAACTGAGGAACAGTTTCAAAATACCCTGCGCCTCGTGGCAGATATCGGTTTTGACCAATTGAATACCGCTGCTTATTCTCCCCGTCCTGGTACTCCGGCGGCCCTGTGGGACAATCAGGTGAGCGAGGAGGTGAAAGCAGACCGATTGCAGCGCCTGAATCACTTAGTAGCTACTACTGCGGCGGCTCGATCGGAGCGGTATTTTAACCGGATTGAAGAAGTGCTGGTGGAAGACCAAAACCCGAAAAACCCTGCCCAAGTCATGGGACGCACTCGCAGCAATCGCCTGACTTTCTGCGATGGCGATATCAATCAGTTAAAAGGTGAGTTAGTGCGGGTGAAAATTACCGATGTGCGGGCTTTCAGCCTGACGGGAGAACGGATATAATTGTTATTTGTCCTTTGTCCTTTGTCCTTTGTCCTTTGTCCTTGGTCATTTGTCCTTTGTCCTTTGTTTGGTCATACAAGGGACAAGTGACAAGGGACAAGTGACAAGGGACAAGGGACAAGTGACAAGTGACAAGGGACAAGTGACAAGGGACAAGGGACAAGTGACAAGTGACAAGTGACAAGGGACAAGGGACAAGTGACAAGTGACAAGTGACAAGTGACAAGGGACAAGTGACAAGTGACAAGTGACAAGGGACAAATGACAAATGACTAAACCCCATCTAAAACTTTGATGATGCGGTCTTTGGTATCTTGCAAATGAGCCCGGTTTAAAGCATCCATTTTATTGCCCCGTTTTTTCAAGGCTTGGTCAATGGTGGTTGCCAGTTGGCGCAGTTGGTGACGTGCTAAAACTCTGGCGTCATCGGGAGCATTCAGGGTTTGCAAGGCGATGAGAAAATCAAGGAAATTGGTGGCATTATCCATGCCTTTGGCATCCTGCAATACCAGATTTATCAGGATTTTTAAGTGTTGGCGCTGTAGTGAGCGCCGCAGAGGCGAAATTGTGGGGGCAGGATTATTTTTTTCTGATATTTCGCTCCAAATGCCGGTTTGTAGGCTATCAAATAGCTCGGTGATGGTGAGGACTGAGCCGGGAGGGTTTTTAAATTCGGCATCTTGCAGCCGCCGTAAGCGTCGGGAAGAGAGCAGGGATATCAATATGGAGGTTTGTGCGTCACAGATGCGATCGGATATGGGATAATCCAGCTCGCCGCGCACAGGAACGCTCCCCCAATGTCGCCACCGCGATGGAGCCAGTTGGTTGAGTATTTCTGGGGGAAAATTAAAAGCTCCCTCCGCAAAGACATAATTTTGTAACAACCCTAAAGCTCGCCGTTGCTCTTCTACGGGGACGGCTTCAAAGGGAACCCGCGCTCCGGGGTCTGTGGGGTGGTTGCGGTTGAACCGCTGACCGCCAATATAGTTGGTGGCTTTGTTGGCGTTACTGAAGTAATATCTAAAGGCGGTATCAAAGCGATCGCGCAAAGCACTATAACCCTCCCCTGGTGGCAATGTTCTCGCGTCCAGCTTCCCCCACACAGCGCGGGCATTTTCCATTTGCCATACAGAGTATTGTAGGGGGTCAGCGCTGAGGTCGTATGCCTTCGCCGTCGGGTCTATAGTATTAGTGCTATCCTCATCCGTAGCATAACCCAAATTATCCTCACCAGCACGGCTGGCGATTTTTTCCAGTTCTGGACGCTCTCCTTGGGGACTAGAAGCATTTATCGGTTTATATCCATATTCGATCGCCCAGATATCATACTCACCCAAAGTCACCGGAAAATAATCCCCCTGGGGACTACCAGGCGGTGCCAAATTCACCGGGACATAATCCATAATCGAACCCACCAGCCCCAAATTGCGCGTCATCGCAATATTGTGCAAATCTTCCGGCATCAGCATCGTACTGCCCCGAAAATTGTGGCGTAAACCCAAAGCATGACCCACCTCATGCGCCACCAAAGCCCGCAAAAACTGGTGGATATAAACTTCCATATTCGCCCCTTCTAGCTGTTGGTTTACCCCTAAAACTAGGGCACCAAAAGCCGCCTGAGCTACACCTTCCATCCCCAAACAAACTTCGCTGGTTGCCTCTTGCTCCCAGGACTGAAGCACTTTTCCCCAACGCGGGTTTTCCTTGGCCATTGCCAACAGTCCCGGATCAATTTCTGATAGTCCCATTTCTTCAAAACACCCCTGGGTTGCCCCTGCCAATTCTCCCCCCAAATTCTGGTACTGCTGGCGAATGTCCCGCAAGGCATTACCATTAATAATGATATCCGCGTCTAAGATTTCTCCGGTTACAGGATTAGCCCGACTTGGACCGAGAGCAATTAGACCCGACTCAAAGGCGTTAAACCAGCGAATGGTGTTATAGTTCACATCTTCCGGGTCCCATTCAGCGTTATCTGGCATTTGCCGCACTTCTACCGCATTGATAAATCCCGCTTGTTCAAACGCCTTATTCCACATCAGCACCCCTTCCCGGATGGCTTCCCGGTATTCGACGGGCACCGTATTTTCTATCCAAAAGACGATCGGCTGTTTTGGCGGCGATAAAGGAGCATTTGGGTTTTGTTTTTCCAAATGCCACCGCCGGATATAGCGCACGAATGGCTCTGCACGGCTTAAATCTGAAGGGTTTTGGTACGCAGTGACGAAATAACCCACGCGGGGGTCTGCCAAGCGGGGCTGATAACCATTGTTTTCCGGCAATTCTGAAAAACTATAGCGCACTTTTAGACTGAAAGCTCGGCTATCCGCCAGAGTTTGCGGCGAGGAGCCAGAATTGCCATTTTGGGAAAAATTATGCACTGTTTCCAGTTCTAGATTCGCCGCAAAGGCTTTAGCATCCCCGATATAGGATGCTTCCGAGTCCATCCGATACGCCTGACCCAATACCCGGGGAAATGTCTCTGTTAGTCCCGCCATATCCCCCAGCAGCAAATCGGTGATATCGATTAATAGACTGTTCCGCTCTGGGTGAATACTTTCAATTTGAACCACAGACAACACCGAATCACTGAAGGAATCAGCCACTGCTTTTCCCTGGGGGTCTCCCGGTTCGGGTCGAAAATTCAAGTTTGGCACTACTAGCTGAGCTTTGTTACCCACTCGCCGCCACTGAAAGGCAAAATCTTGCAGGGGCCAACCTCGGTAGATTCCCAGCTCTCCCAACCCCGATGCCAATGTGGCGGTAAAGAAAAAATTTTTGTTCAGTTGCTCTGGCTGAATTTCCAGGTAAATTTTCCCTGTATCGCTCTGGCGGTAGATGGTGAACAAGCCACCGAGAGTTTCTGTATTCTCGGTAACTTCCGCGAATGGCTTCAGGTCGTTGGTGGTTTTACCCGACTCCTCCTCATTCGCCGCCACTAACCGATCGGGAGCATTCCCTATCCCCAGATGTTCCATTTCCCCCCCGATCCTGGGTAGTCTCGTAGGGTGGGCAGTGCCAAAACTACTGCTACTGCCAGTGAAGAGGTTCGCAGGGTTTGGCACTGCCCACCCTACTCTGGCTGTATGGGTCTGGTGCCATTGATGTTGTCCTGACACCACTGTACCCGATACGCTCTCAGCGAGAAACACGAACAGCATCCCCCCCAACCATAACATCCCCAAGGGAAGTTTCTTCATTTCCTGCACTCCCGCGCTCATCTGTTTCATTAGTTGCTGGCAGCCGATCGCGCGCACAGGAATATTCCGCCTAGAATACGCACCCTGATAATCTAAATGCGCGATTCGGCGGCTGAAACTTCAAGAATATGTAGTTTTCAGGCGGTGGAGAAAATCTTAATTTGACATCTCTAGCACGATTTTCTCTCAATTACCCCGCTCACAGCGTGATAATTATCAATTATAATGATAATAATTTATCATTGGTCATTTGTCCTTTGTCCTTTTTCCCATGACCGCCTGACCAAAGACAAATTTTCTCCAAATCCCAAGAGCCGAAACCTTCTTAACTGCAAAATCTGCCCCCTTCCCAGGAATCTTAGTGAGAATATTTCTAAACCAATGGCGCCGCCAAAGAAGTTTGCCCAAACCCTTGACAACTTGACAGATATAGGGTATATTTTAGATAATGGGAATAGTGGCAAAAATTTTAAAATTGTCCCTATTCCCATTATCTAAAATAGTCTCACAAATTTCAACCGTTGTCAAGGGATTTTCCCCTCTTTTAAACGCGAGGTTGGAGAGAAAGAGAATGTAGCATGATTAAGCAAAATTGGGATAACCTAATCTGGGATAAACCCTGCTAGAGGAAGAATTTGATGAGCAAGTTGCGGGTAGGACTGTTGTTTGGCGGCAGGTCGGGAGAGCATGAGGTTTCGATCGTCTCGGCGCAAGCAATTCGGAGGGCGCTGACCAGTGAAGGCAATAAGGACAATTATGAGGTAGTGCCATTTTACGTCCAAAAAGACGGGATTTGGCAAAGTACCGAGGTATCGGAGCAAGTGCTAGAAAAGGGCAAACCCCTGTCAGTGCCAGATGCGGCAGCCAACCGTGAGGGACTGTGGCAGTTTCCGGCAGCGGCGGCGGCGGTAGATGTGTGGTTTCCCATCATCCACGGACCAAACGGGGAAGATGGCACCATCCAGGGGTTGCTGACATTGATGCAGGTGCCATTTGTGGGCAGTGGCGTGTTAGGGTCCGCCGTGGGGATGGATAAGCTGGCGATGAAAACAGCTTTTGCCAAGGCGGGTTTGGCGCAGGTAAAATATGTGGCAGTGAGCCGATCGGATGTCTGGTCTAATCCCTGCGTGTTTCCCAAACTGTGCGATCGAATCGAGGAGGCCGTAGGTTATCCTTGTTTTATCAAACCGGCCAACTTGGGGTCATCGGTGGGGATATCCAAGGCCCGATCGCGCTCAGAACTAGAAAAAGCCCTGGATATGGCAGCCGGTTACGATCGGCGGTTAATCGTCGAAGCCGGAGTCATCGCCAGAGAATTAGAATGTGCCGTATTGGGTAACGACCAACTCCAAGCCTCCACTGTGGGCGAAATCACCTATCAAAGCGAATTTTACGACTACGAAACCAAATACACCGACGGCAAAGCCAACCTCCACATCCCCGCACAAGTCAGCCCCGAGGTAGTGCAGCAAATTCAAGAAATGGCAATCATTGCTGTGGAAGCAGTTGATGGAGCAGGGCTCGCTAGAGTAGATTTCTTTTATGTAGAAGCTACCGGGGAAATCCTGATCAACGAAATCAACACCCTTCCCGGTTTTACCGCCTTGAGTATGTACCCCCAACTCTGGGCAGCCAGCGGCATTCCCTTTGCCGAATTAGTTCACCGGTTGATTCAGATCGCCCTAGAGCGGCACGGGTCCACCAAGGCTTAGGGTTTGTCATTTGTCCTTGGTAACATGTCCCTTGTCACTTGTCCCAAGTCCTAAGTCACTTGTCACTTGTCACTTGTCACTTGTATGAATAAGCAAAGGACAATCCCCCCTACCCCCCTTTGAAAGGGGGGGGACAAAGGACAAAGGACAAATGACCAAGGACAAATGACAAATGACAAATGACAAATGACAAATGACAAATGACCATTCTGAGGTGAAAACTCTTGAACGCAGGAAATTCAAGATTAAATTCATGGCGTCCGGGGAGCCGCAGACCACCGCTCCCGGCTCGCCACTTCCGCACGCCTAATGGCGTCGCGTCAGCTACCGACCAGATGTGGCCAAGCAGTGACAGCTTGACAGAAGTGCGACATTTCCGAAGGTTGCAAGCCTTGCTCCCTAGCTCGGAGGAGGCGGTGTGGGAACCCCCAACCCGCCAGCCTTTGCCCTTGCTGAATTTGACCGCGCCACAAGAGCGGCAAGTAGAAAGACTGCTGGCTCTGCGCCGCCAAAACGACTGGGTGGCACAAGGGGAGGCGATCGAGCCTCTACCAGAAACCAACCCCGCATCAGCCACAGTATATTTACCCTCTTTAACCCAAATCCTGTGGTGGTTAGAAAGATACGGGACTTGGTGCTGGTTGGGGGTATGGCTCACAGGACTGCTCGCCGGTGGTTTGGCTGCCTGGTTACTGTGGGACCCGGATTTTTCCAAAGAGGTGGATTTGTCCCCACCCCAGAGTTCCGGTCAGGGAGATTTGGTCAATTCCCTGGATGCGGAATCAAAGAACGCCACTGCCATATCCTCCCTTTTGAAAGGGGGGGATGGGCAGTCGCCCGAGTGGTTATTCGCCGGAGTTGCTCTGAGCTGTGCCGCTGGCGCCTTCGTGATGTCACGGTGGCTCGACGAGCAGGATAATTGACCAGTGATTGTCCTTTGTCACTTGTCCTTTGTCACTTGTCCTTTGTCACTTATCACTTGTCGCTTGTATGAAAACTCAAAAAATAGGTAAAATGCCAGCTTTTTTATCACACAAATGATAAAAAACAAAGGACAAATGACAAAGGACAAATGACAAAGGACAAAGGACAAAGGACAAAGGACAATTACTATTTATCTTCTAATTGCAGCAGTTTTTTCCAATCATTAATCAATGGTTCCGACCACATCCAGTTTTTACTCAGGGTGGTGGGTTCAAAATTTACTGGGTCGAGAGTCATTACCATTTTCCGCTGCTTGATGGCTTTACTGATTAAGCTCTCTTGTTCCAATTTGGGGAGCTTAGGCGCAGATTTCACCATCACTAACGCTAAGCCAGCGGAAGCTGTAACGAAATCGCGACTTTCAGGATTGGTGGTTTCCAGGAGGGAAACTGTCTTCATCCACTCATTGTAGGCGCGGATGAAATCGCCTTCGGCGTAGTAGGCAAAGCCGAGGGCGTTGTAGTAGGAGGGGGTCTCTGATTCCCCTTTCACTGCGGCTTCCCAGTAGCGGCGGGCATCGTTGATGGTATAGTCGCGGTTGCCGGTTTGGACGAACTGCCAAGCCAAGCGACCGGAAAGAAAATTAATCACCGGTTCGTCTCGCAGGCGATTATCTACAGCAGCGAGAGCGGATTTTGCTTCTATAAGGGCATTTTGGTCAAGCAAGGCGCTGACAGCGCGGGCGCCGGTGCTGAGGGAGCCGGTGCTAAACTTTTGAATGGCGATCGCCGCCACTTCCGCAGTCGGTTTCGAGACAATATCCGCCAATTCGCGCCCAGGAAACTTTTGGATAGCGAACGTCACCGCCGGAGTCAGGCGAGCCTTAGCCAGATTCACTCCCGCTTGGGGTGCTTTCCACCGCTGTATCCATAACCCCATCCCTAGCATCACCACTGCGAGCAAACCCACGAACGAACCTCCCAACCACAGACGCCAGGTGGTGCGAGGCTGGGTGGAATGACGTGGGGACGGGGAAACTTTAGATGCGAGAACACCTTTAGGGGGGTTATGAGACGCAGGCGCTCCTAGCATGAGAGCCGAACTACCCCCAGCAAGTTTGGAGTTAGAGGGGAGGAGTTAGAGGGAGTGGCTTTTACCAGGTCTGATTTAGATTTGGCAGAATTGGGGGAGGGACGGAGAGTTTGGAAAATATCGGCAATCACATCCTCCGCATCATCTAGGCTTCCCGGACCGATCGGTTCGCCGTCATCGAACTCGTCCCTAGGCGCTGATGTGGGGGAATTCGGGTAGGGACGGAGAGTTTGGAAAATATCGGCAATTACATCCTCGGCGTCATCTTCGCCGTCATCGAACTCCTCCCTAGGCGCTGATGTGGGGGAAAAATCCCCTCTTCTGGGTTTGAGGGTGCTAAAAATATCCTTTACCAGGGCATCGGAGTCGCTATCTTCGTCTAAGGGGCTATCAAACAGACGATCGTCACCTTCATCACCATAAAAGTCATCATCAAAATCCGATTCCATGTCTTGCTCTTCCCAGGTGTCCGATTCTCCGAGGGAGTTTAGGGATGGCAGTGGCGATGAAGAAATGGCCTCACGATGCTGACGCGAAACCTGACGGTGTTCGGGAAATCCGACCAAATTTTCCCCAGTTCCTCGTCTGCGAGTCTCGGTTTGGGGGTGGATATCGAGGCGGGGTAAGTTCGTGGTGCTTTCACCATCACTGAGATAGCCATCAAACTCCTGGTGTAAGTAGAGAACCGGGAGCGCCCAATAAAGTTGGTCGGAACCGTAGGTGGAAATCAAACCTTGCCTAGCTCGGTTCAGACTTAAATCGACGGGATATCCTTGCTTGAGATTTTTGTAAAATAATCGGGTGAGGTTGAGCGCCACTTCATCGGGGATGCGCTCAGCCATAGCTAGTACCCCAGGAATGCCTCTTTTTACCAGGACTTCCGCCAGGTTGCGTCCGCCTGCAGGGTCGCTGAGGTCGGAAGTGGCGCTATAGGAACTGCGACAGGAGTTGAATAAGGCGAGGCGAATACCGTTGTTAACCAGTAAACCGGCTAAGTCATCGCCGCTGAGAGTTTCGGTCAAGCCAGTTTTGTTATTCACCAAATAGAGTTCGCCGCCGGTAGCGCCCAAGTCGCTGTGACCTGCGTAGTGGAAGACTTGGTATTGGTTTTGTTCCAAGGCGAGGGTGAGGCTTTCTCGGTCTGGCTGTTCTAAGATTTCCAGCTCCATTGACACCGATTCGCCATTAGGTGAGGGTTGGGATAGCTGTTGGCTTAGCTGGTAGGCTTCTTTTTTGAGGGCGAGGTTTTCTTGGTCTGTGGGGGCGGCCAATACCATTAGAATTTTGAGGGATCCACCAGGATGCTCGGGCACGGACATGGGAGCTAATGTGGGTTGGTAGCGGGAAAATACCACGTCTTTGCCTGTGGCGATCGGGCGGCTGTCTTCGTGGAGGACTTCCCAGGGGAGACGAGGTAGGAGGGCATCTTTGAGACCCAAACGCAACCTTAATACACTGTCTTGGTTGTGGGCGATCGCCTGGGAGCGGCTGAGGCGATCGAGAATACTTCCCTGAAATAGAGCTGAGTAAAGCTGCTGACCCAATGCCACCAAGGTGCGGGCGTTTGAGGTTTCTTCCCCACCCCGATAGGAATGCTTTGCAGACTTATCGGTGCGCAAATCCTGAGCCGCCGCTACCCCGCCACCGTGCAACCCTACCTCACGGTGGGAGGCGTTTTTTTCCGGAGAATTCCAGCCCCCTTCCCAGGATTCTTCCATCACAAAATCCACGCCACTGCTGCGGAGCAACCCCAGCAGGGGGTCATCCATGAGCTGGCGAGCTTGGCGCAACCAGTCTCCTACTGGCCAAGTTACTTGCTCTTCTGCTGGCAGGACGCCTTTAGGTGCCTGTTCTGTCCGCACCAAATATTCATCATCACCTATGGGGGTGACAGAGATGTGCAATTCCTCAAATTTCTGGGTCACAGCTTTCCTGCACTCCTGCTAATTGCCTGCATCCGATACAGCTTGTTTCGCTTTGGGGAGTGGTAGTGGGCAGCCAACACCCGCGAGCCGGTCTTTCCCGCAACTTTTCCCCCCTACCCCCTCCCCTACAAAGGTAGTGGGGGAAGGTGACAACTGGGCTAACCCCTGTATCCATTGTAGCTCTTAAGCTCAATGCCTTTCTCGCTCACAGTGTTTTCAGGTAGCCAGCCAGATGCTCCTGCAAAAGTTGCGATTTTGATGTTATCCATCCCGCTCCATGACGTTGTTGGTTATCAAAAAGTTACCGCTCTCGGTTATTTATCTGTGACATGATCGGCCTGACTCTGTGATATTTGATTCCAGATTCCGCCCCACAATATCCCTTACCTGATGGGATTTTCCCCGTGGGTCGCCGATTTATCCCATACCAACGAGAAAACTTTCCTGACCGCTCCCCTTGGCTCCCGAATTGTCTTGACACTAGATGCAGACCGCTCTAGCTGTCCGGCTCACCAGAGTCGTTTTTTTTATTCCTCCAGAAAGCGGTCGAACATTTGCCTATCCGATCGCCACGGCAATTTATTCTCCAATTATCCGTTAACCAAGGCTGAAAAATTCTGCTCGGTTTTTAGCCATAGGCAACTAACTGGATCGTGCTGAGATAACTACAGCACTTTGTCAAACCATCTGGTACTATTAAAGCCCCTCTCCATACCGCCGGTGTGGGGTTTGGGGTGAGGGCTTTGTACCAGATAGATGGGCAAACTGCTGTAATTTTTATCATTATCCCCATAATTTTCTAAATTTCAACTAATTTTAATGCCCCTCGATCCTGATGCTGCTTTTTGACATCATTACTGATTTACTGGTTTCTTGGCTCTATAAGTAGGTCAACCCCCCCCCGCTCAGGCGGGGGCTTCGCGCTTTCAGGCTTTAAAAAACTTTACTATTGAGCCGTAGTAGGGTGGGCAGTGCCTGACGTCACCTGTGATCACCAGTGTTCTGTATTGGAAACTGCCCACCCTACAGAACCCTCACCTAAATTAGGCGAAATTTTCCCGATCTGGATGCCCTACCCCAGAAGAGATGAATGGTAGATGCACCCTGATTGACGCCTCCCGGCTCCACCCAGCCGGGAGTTTTTTTTCTTCCGGCGATACCCAGTAGTTGCCTCACCTAAATTAGGCGAAATTTTCCCGATCTGGATGCCCTACCCCAGAAGAGATAAATGGTAGATGCACCCTGATTGACGCCTCCCGGCTCCACCCAGCCGGGAGTTTTTTTTCTTCCGGCGATACCCAGTAGTTGCCTCACCTAAATTAGGCGAAATTTTCCCGATCTGGATGCCCTACCCCAGAAGAGATGAATGGTAGATGCACCCTGATTGACGCCTCCCGGCTCCACCCAGCCGGGAGTTTTTTTTGTCTTCCCATAATACCCAGTAGTTGCCTCACCTAAATTAGGCGAAATTTGTCCCGATCTGGATGCCCTACCCCAGAAGAGATGAATGGTAGATGCACCCTGATTGACGCCTCCCGGCTCCACCCAGCCGGGAGTTTTTTTGTCTTCCCATAATACCCAGTATTTTTCTCACCTAAATTAGGCGAAATTTGTCCCGATCTGGATGCCCTACCCCAGAAGAGATGAATGGTAGATGCACCCTGATTGACGCCTCCCGGCTCCACCCAGCCGGGAGTTTTTTTATGATAGCAC contains:
- a CDS encoding CHAT domain-containing protein, with product MTQKFEELHISVTPIGDDEYLVRTEQAPKGVLPAEEQVTWPVGDWLRQARQLMDDPLLGLLRSSGVDFVMEESWEGGWNSPEKNASHREVGLHGGGVAAAQDLRTDKSAKHSYRGGEETSNARTLVALGQQLYSALFQGSILDRLSRSQAIAHNQDSVLRLRLGLKDALLPRLPWEVLHEDSRPIATGKDVVFSRYQPTLAPMSVPEHPGGSLKILMVLAAPTDQENLALKKEAYQLSQQLSQPSPNGESVSMELEILEQPDRESLTLALEQNQYQVFHYAGHSDLGATGGELYLVNNKTGLTETLSGDDLAGLLVNNGIRLALFNSCRSSYSATSDLSDPAGGRNLAEVLVKRGIPGVLAMAERIPDEVALNLTRLFYKNLKQGYPVDLSLNRARQGLISTYGSDQLYWALPVLYLHQEFDGYLSDGESTTNLPRLDIHPQTETRRRGTGENLVGFPEHRQVSRQHREAISSSPLPSLNSLGESDTWEEQDMESDFDDDFYGDEGDDRLFDSPLDEDSDSDALVKDIFSTLKPRRGDFSPTSAPREEFDDGEDDAEDVIADIFQTLRPYPNSPTSAPRDEFDDGEPIGPGSLDDAEDVIADIFQTLRPSPNSAKSKSDLVKATPSNSSPLTPNLLGVVRLSC